A genomic window from Solanum dulcamara chromosome 11, daSolDulc1.2, whole genome shotgun sequence includes:
- the LOC129874178 gene encoding serine/threonine-protein kinase D6PK codes for MESLVDGISSLPNGHNSFAAVECNTSLASKISHPPSMKQSEYKESSTSYPIAMNLGSNVAHTPTGSVTSSKHFEANENTVDQLAEGCSGEQVLALETKSSIKDFHNGSNNSTSSDDLNAAAKGLPSESGITYCPSPQNSFYSATQYTEAKQSFSNTEVSECASNTVDKSGESGDVSNSCDIVESRKTSFYRGSTGSDVSDESSSSSFNSTVYKPHKANDTRWDAIQAIRAREGTLGFNHFRLLKRLGCGDIGSVFLAELIGTRCFFAMKVMDKAALESRKKLVRAQTEREILQSLDHPFLPTLYSHFETDKFSCLVMEFCPGGDLHALRQKQPGKFFPEHAARFYVAEVLLALEYLHMLGIIYRDLKPENVLVREDGHIMLSDFDLSLRCAVSPTLVRSSNSSLESKSSSYCVQPACIKPSCIVQPACIQPSCFTPRFLSKTKKEKKSKQKTETYNQVNRPLPELLAEPTSARSMSFVGTHEYLAPEIIKGEGHGSAVDWWTFGIFLYELLFGQTPFKGAGNRATLFNVVGQPLRFPETPSVSFAARDLIRGLLVKEPQHRLAYRRGATEIKQHPFFQNVNWALIRCTSPPDVPKPSMTYDMPRTPPAGKAPGVDVKPSGNYFEIDFF; via the exons ATGGAGTCTCTTGTTGATGGAATCAGTTCCTTGCCAAACGGTCACAATTCTTTCGCTGCTGTTGAGTGCAATACATCTTTGGCCTCCAAGATAAGTCATCCTCCTTCGATGAAACAATCCGAATACAAAGAGTCATCTACCTCATATCCAATAGCGATGAACCTTGGCTCCAACGTAGCTCATACTCCAACTGGATCGGTGACTAGTTCAAAGCATTTTGAAGCAAATGAAAATACTGTCGATCAATTAGCAGAAGGTTGTTCAGGAGAGCAGGTTTTGGCCTTGGAAACTAAATCATCTATCAAGGATTTCCATAATGGCTCGAACAATAGTACTTCAAGCGATGATTTGAATGCTGCTGCCAAAGGATTGCCATCTGAGTCAGGAATCACCTATTGTCCTAGTCCTCAAAACAGTTTTTATTCTGCTACACAGTACACAGAAGCCAAACAAAGTTTTTCCAACACAGAAGTCAGTGAATGCGCTAGCAACACTGTGGACAAGTCTGGTGAAAGTGGTGATGTTAGCAACTCATGCGATATTGTTGAGAGCAGAAAAACAAGCTTCTACAGAGGCAGCACAGGTAGTGACGTTAGTGATGAAAGCAGCTCTAGTAGTTTCAATAGCACAGTATATAAACCGCATAAGGCAAATGATACAAGGTGGGATGCAATTCAAGCTATTAGAGCCCGTGAGGGAACATTGGGTTTTAACCACTTCAGACTTTTGAAGAGATTGGGATGTGGTGATATAGGAAGTGTTTTTCTAGCAGAGTTGATTGGCACAAGATGTTTCTTTGCCATGAAAGTGATGGACAAGGCAGCTCTAGAAAGTCGCAAGAAACTTGTGAGAGCTCAGACGGAAAGAGAGATACTGCAGTCTCTGGATCATCCCTTTCTACCAACACTGTATTCACACTTTGAAACAGACAAATTTTCCTGCTTGGTGATGGAATTCTGCCCTGGTGGAGATTTGCATGCACTTAGGCAAAAACAGCCAGGAAAATTTTTTCCGGAGCATGCTGCCAG GTTTTACGTGGCTGAAGTTCTTCTTGCTCTAGAGTATCTGCACATGCTTGGAATCATTTACAGAGACCTTAAACCAGAGAATGTTTTGGTTCGAGAAGATGGCCATATAATGCTTTCTGATTTTGACCTCTCCTTGAGGTGTGCCGTGAGCCCAACTCTTGTTAgatcctcaaattcaagcttagaGTCCAAGAGCTCATCATACTGCGTCCAACCTGCTTGTATCAAGCCATCTTGTATTGTACAGCCCGCATGTATCCAACCTTCATGTTTTACACCACGTTTTCTAAGCAAGaccaagaaagaaaagaagtcCAAACAAAAGACTGAAACGTATAACCAAGTGAACCGCCCTCTTCCAGAACTCCTTGCTGAACCAACGAGTGCTCGATCGATGTCTTTTGTGGGGACACATGAGTACCTGGCTCCAGAAATTATAAAAGGTGAAGGACATGGCAGTGCTGTAGATTGGTGGACATTTGGGATCTTTCTCTATGAACTCTTATTTGGACAAACTCCTTTCAAAGGAGCAGGCAACAGGGCAACGTTATTTAACGTTGTTGGTCAGCCCTTGCGATTTCCTGAAACACCTAGTGTTAGTTTTGCTGCAAGGGACTTGATAAGAGGCCTACTTGTGAAGGAGCCACAACATCGCCTTGCATATAGGCGAGGGGCTACTGAAATAAAACAACATCCTTTCTTTCAGAATGTGAACTGGGCACTTATACGATGTACCAGTCCTCCAGATGTACCAAAGCCGTCCATGACATATGATATGCCCCGAACACCACCAGCAGGAAAGGCCCCTGGAGTTGATGTGAAGCCTTCAGGtaattattttgagattgatTTCTTCTGA
- the LOC129873165 gene encoding altered inheritance of mitochondria protein 32-like: MRFNHSLSSSITFCLHFSQKPFARLSARALAKAMAGTPENFTTDATADVANADDDVKFGFQRSEMYQTKLAGTATSYDRHLFLCYKSHETWPARLEASDSDLLPKLLSAALKARKDDIKIKTLLTICEVRDDMEVSDGDILIFPEMIKYRDLKESDVDAFVDDVLVNGNPWSSGLQESLRGSYVFVCAHNLRDRRCGVCGPILIEEFSKVIESKGLKDKVRVTACSHIGGHKYAGNVIIFSSGKDGEIVGHWYGYVTPNDVPVLLDEHIGEGKVIERLWRGQMGQYEKVTDKVDEQKVPEVTKEEMKLLENGNQESSVTGFSCCQGAEGVSCCRDASAEQKENKKGQGTVSNWFGKWEQREILTAVGLVGAVAVVAVAYGFYKKSR, translated from the exons ATGCGTTTTAATCATTCTCTCTCCTCCTCCATCACATTTTGCTTGCACTTCTCTCAAAAACCCTTCGCTCGCTTATCTGCGCGAGCCCTAGCTAAAGCCATGGCCGGAACACCGGAGAACTTCACCACCGACGCTACTGCCGACGTTGCCAACGCCGACGACGATGTCAAGTTTGGGTTTCAGCGTTCGGAGATGTATCAGACTAAACTTGCAGGTACTGCTACCTCCTATGATCGTCATCTGTTCCTCTGTTACAAGTCTCACGAGACTTGGCCTGCTCGCCTTGAAGCCTCTGACTCCGATCTGCTTCCTAAGTTACTCTCTGCTGCTCTTAAAGCTCGCaaggatgatatcaaaatcaag ACTCTTTTGACGATATGCGAAGTACGTGATGACATGGAAGTATCAGATGGAGATATTCTGATTTTTCCCGAAATGATCAAATACAG GGATTTGAAGGAGTCAGATGTGGATGCATTTGTTGATGATGTGCTTGTCAATGGCAATCCTTGGAGCTCTGGATTGCAGGAGTCGCTGCGTGGTTCTTATGTATTTGTCTGTGCCCATAATCTCCGTGATCGAAGATGTGGTGTTTGCGGACCAATTCTAATTGAGGAATTTAGCAAGGTGATTGAGTCCAAGGGCTTGAAAGACAAAGTTCGTGTGACAGCTTGTTCCCATATTGGTGGCCACAAGTATGCTGGTAATGTTATAATCTTCAGTTCAGGAAAGGATGGGGAAATTGTTGGCCACTG GTATGGTTATGTTACACCAAATGATGTACCTGTTTTGCTTGATGAGCATATTGGAGAGGGAAAAGTCATTGAACGACTTTGGAG GGGCCAAATGGGACAATATGAGAAGGTAACTGATAAAGTGGATGAACAGAAGGTTCCGGAAGTAACCAAAGAAGAAATGAAGCTTCTAGAAAATGGAAATCAGGAGAGTAGTGTAACTGGTTTCAGCTGTTGCCAAGGTGCTGAAGGAGTTTCTTGTTGTAGAGATGCAAGTGCTGAGCAGAAAGAGAACAAGAAGGGGCAGGGAACAGTTTCAAACTGGTTCGGCAAATGGGAGCAGCGTGAAATACTCACAGCCGTGGGCTTGGTTGGAGCAGTTGCTGTTGTTGCTGTGGCTTATGGCTTTTACAAGAAGTCACGGTGA
- the LOC129875287 gene encoding putative pentatricopeptide repeat-containing protein At3g01580 — protein MRSLEIVLKLVGVCTTTKLHSLTIRTYDTHLAAKLTELNFELLPLQTARKLFGEIPHPNVYTCNRILQHFCGKKRYEEVLSLFSSMFSFSKLDHFTLLFALKACSTLTALNFGKTIHGLGKKHGNIHSNMFLGSGLIDMYSKCGNMDDAFRVFEEYSNPDLVLWTTLVTGYQKNYKPDEALAVFTRMVMACCISPDPITLVTVVSACTQLLNLKAGKSVHALVFRMGYESPLSLSNALLNLYAKTGATFYAGNLFRVMEEKDVISWSCMISCCAHNDATDRAITLFDEMIYTGVEPNSVSVISALQACEACCNFDKGRQIHEFAFQKGFELDILVSTALIDMYMSCCSPQEAIIVFDRMPSKDPVSWFALLCGCVQNGMANKSMQIFCDMMTSDIRPDATVMVKILGACSELGVLQLTSCLHSYVIRCGFISNSFVGASLIDCYAKCGSLEEAIKVFERLTDKDVVTWSSMFAGYGIHGQARESIKLFHRMVTDSTVCPNKVTFLSILAACSHAGFVEEGIEFFNIMLNEYQLMPESKHYAIIVDLLGRTGELDKAMCFINQMQSRVGAHVWGALLGACRIHQNTEIGEIAARNLLRLGPDHAGYYILLSNVYAVDGKWDDAAELRGSIKEKELQLITGQSVVRL, from the coding sequence ATGAGATCACTGGAAATTGTGTTGAAGCTTGTCGGAGTATGCACAACAACCAAATTGCATTCTTTAACTATCAGAACTTACGACACTCACTTGGCTGCAAAACTGACCGAGTTAAATTTCGAGTTGTTACCTCTTCAAACTGCGCGTAAGCTGTTTGGTGAAATTCCTCACCCAAATGTATACACCTGCAATCGCATTCTGCAACACTTCTGTGGAAAGAAACGATATGAGGAAGTACTATCTCTCTTTTCGTCTATGTTTTCATTCTCAAAGCTTGATCATTTCACTCTACTTTTTGCATTAAAGGCGTGTTCAACATTAACAGCACTAAATTTTGGCAAAACAATTCATGGGTTGGGGAAGAAACATGGTAacattcattcaaacatgtTTCTTGGATCAGGCCTCATTGATATGTACTCAAAATGTGGAAATATGGACGATGCTTTTCGAGTCTTTGAGGAATATTCAAACCCGGATCTTGTTTTATGGACTACTCTGGTTACTGGCTATCAGAAGAACTATAAGCCTGATGAAGCACTAGCTGTTTTTACTCGAATGGTGATGGCATGTTGCATTAGTCCAGACCCAATAACTCTTGTCACTGTTGTCTCTGCTTGTACTCAGTTGCTGAATTTGAAAGCTGGAAAAAGTGTTCATGCACTTGTGTTTCGAATGGGTTATGAAAGTCCCCTGTCTTTATCAAACGCTCTGCTGAACTTATATGCGAAAACTGGAGCCACATTTTATGCAGGAAATTTGTTTAGGGTGATGGAGGAGAAAGATGTAATCTCATGGAGTTGTATGATCTCCTGTTGTGCTCATAATGATGCTACTGATAGAGCAATAACTCTTTTTGATGAGATGATATATACAGGAGTTGAACCCAACTCTGTAAGTGTAATCAGTGCTTTGCAAGCGTGTGAAGCTTGTTGTAATTTCGACAAAGGCAGGCAAATACATGAATTTGCTTTCCAGAAAGGTTTTGAACTTGATATATTGGTCTCCACTGCTTTGATTGATATGTACATGAGCTGCTGTTCACCTCAGGAAGCGATTATTGTATTTGACAGGATGCCCAGCAAAGATCCAGTTTCTTGGTTTGCTCTgttatgtggatgtgttcaaAATGGAATGGCCAACAAGTCCATGCAAATATTTTGTGATATGATGACCAGCGATATCCGACCTGATGCTACTGTGATGGTTAAAATTCTTGGAGCTTGTTCTGAGTTGGGAGTTCTTCAATTGACTTCTTGTCTTCATAGTTATGTAATTAGATGTGGGTTCATCAGCAATTCGTTCGTTGGGGCTTCACTTATTGACTGTTATGCAAAATGTGGTAGCTTGGAGGAGGCTATCAAGGTTTTTGAGAGATTGACAGATAAAGATGTTGTTACTTGGAGCTCCATGTTTGCAGGCTACGGAATTCATGGGCAAGCTAGAGAATCAATTAAGTTATTTCATCGTATGGTTACAGATTCCACGGTGTGTCCTAACAAAGTTACCTTCCTTTCAATTTTAGCAGCTTGTAGTCATGCAGGTTTTGTTGAGGAAGGAATTGAATTCTTTAACATAATGTTAAATGAGTACCAACTGATGCCAGAATCAAAGCATTATGCGATCATTGTTGATCTACTTGGACGAACCGGAGAATTGGACAAGGCTATGTGCTTCATTAACCAAATGCAGTCACGGGTTGGAGCACACGTATGGGGCGCCTTACTTGGTGCTTGCAGGATTCATCAGAATACAGAGATTGGAGAAATCGCTGCCAGAAATCTTCTCCGGTTAGGTCCAGATCATGCAGGATATTATATCCTGTTATCAAATGTGTATGCTGTTGATGGGAAGTGGGATGATGCAGCTGAACTTAGAGGTTCAATTAAAGAGAAAGAATTGCAATTGATAACTGGCCAAAGTGTTGTTAGACTTTAG
- the LOC129874984 gene encoding ribosomal RNA-processing protein 8: MKEERRNRKRKRGKVHRKSSTPAVDDPSNLFSGNQCSVSHMAISKAKKPSSFLDKMKARLSGGHFRMLNEKLYTCSGDEALNYFKENPELFNVYHAGYQEQMLHWPEQPVTIITKWLKDHSPSLIVADFGCGDARLARSVKNKVWSLDLVAHDPSVIACDMSNTPLESSSVDVAVFCLSLMGTDYPSFLKEAHRVLKPRGWLLIAEVKSRLDPNTGGADPNKFMKAICELGFTIGSKDFSNKMFVLFYLKKKDEQDSVDREINWPELKPCIYKRR; this comes from the exons ATGAAAGAAGAAAGGCGGAATCGTAAACGGAAGAGAGGAAAGGTTCACAGAAAATCGTCTACGCCGGCCGTAGACGATCCTTCTAATCTCTTCAGCGGGAATCAATGTTCGGTTTCGCATATGGCGATTTCAAAAGCTAAGAAACCTTCGTCTTTTCTCGATAAG ATGAAGGCGAGATTATCAGGAGGCCACTTCCGTATGCTTAATGAAAAGCTCTACACTTGCTC TGGAGATGAGGCGCTCaattatttcaaagaaaatccGGAACTTTTTAATGTG TACCATGCAGGGTATCAGGAGCAAATGTTACATTGGCCAGAACAACCTGTTACTATAATCACAAAATGGCTAAAGGATCATAGCCCTTCATTAATTGTTGCTGACTTTGGCTGCG GAGATGCACGGCTGGCAAGGAGTGTGAAGAACAAAGTTTGGTCCTTGGATCTTGTCGCACATGATCCCTCAGTAATTGCTTGTGACATGTCAAAT ACCCCTCTAGAGTCCTCGTCAGTTGATGTGGCCGTCTTTTGCCTTTCATTGATGGGAACCGATTATCCAAGCTTCCTTAAGGAAGCGCACAGAGTTCTTAAACCCAG GGGGTGGCTTTTGATAGCAGAAGTTAAAAGCAGGCTTGATCCAAACACTGGAGGAGCAGACCCAAACAAATTTATGAAGGCTATTTGTGAGCTTGGGTTTACCATCGGGTCAAAG GATTTCTCTAACAAAATGTTTGTGTTGTTCTACTTAAAGAAAAAG GACGAACAGGATTCAGTAGACAGGGAGATTAATTGGCCTGAGCTCAAGCCTTGTATATATAAGCGGCGCTAA
- the LOC129875146 gene encoding uncharacterized protein LOC129875146: MYTTVHHTTVVDYSQRHSRSPIYKLSLQLIHSRRIVSISLFAKNHHLPNRFRRIRTISGRHISCHTSESSSDYENLFSCDSTHNDSVLPPGKLLFKNVTWIGVATITSKILGLLREIVIASAFGIGPVVTAFRYASVLPGFAASVLGGVNGPIHITMTATLSKLPEDRQKKLFKHANILMILVGGLIAALVFIFSESIIHIYAPGLWTSAEGQITSRIAIQQLKIMTSCIVFAGPVGLGFGYMSAKGENVFPAISPTLSSLLLIACCLFYSFSRQSDVFCSGGILLSCGASLGAVIQWIIQVLLLRGTWHEVISESWIDELKNGDIYDLFSILVPAIFNSGLAQIASFTDLCFASHFHGAAAGLSYAFLLVMAPLGLLSSIVVLPLLPTFSALIKAESWPNLVQKIYRGVLLCMVVLLPIISVMISLADPIIRVLFERYAFDSSASALVCSLFLFYSLGSPFLIVRELLVAVFYAFGDGLRPFLVSIGAIVLNAILDWFFVHRLHIGVQGLALSTSLTAALSLITLIHLLRRKIGGLFLLHELISPGLLLCFCCVISSFVTSFSYENISKIFLSITRLPRIQELYCIVSAAGLGIIGFFAPLLLVLYFSRYKLERNNNFK, translated from the exons ATGTATACAACCGTCCACCATACTACCGTAGTTGACTACAGTCAACGTCATTCGCGGTCGCCAATTTACAAATTGTCCTTGCAACTTATTCACTCGCGCAGAATTGTTTCCATTTCTCTTTTCGCTAAAAATCATCACCTTCCCAATAGATTCCGGCGAATCCGAACCATATCCGGCAGACACATATCTTGTCATACATCGGAATCTTCGAGCGACTATGAAAATCTGTTTAGTTGTGATTCAACTCACAATGACTCTGTACTGCCGCCAG GCAAGCTGCTGTTCAAAAATGTAACATGGATTGGTGTTGCCACCATTACTAGCAAAATTCTG GGGTTATTGAGGGAAATTGTTATAGCTTCAGCTTTTGGCATTGGTCCTGTAGTAACTGCCTTCAG GTATGCTTCAGTGCTACCCGGTTTTGCTGCATCAGTTCTTGGTG GTGTTAATGGTCCCATTCACATCACAATGACAGCTACATTAAG TAAGCTTCCAGAGGATCGTCAGAAGAAGCTATTTAAGCATGCAAATATCCTCATGATCCTG GTAGGAGGTTTGATAGCTGCCCTAGTGTTCATATTTTCCGAGtctataattcatatatatgcaCCAGG TTTGTGGACCTCGGCTGAAGGCCAGATAACAAGCCGAATAGCTATCCAACAG TTGAAAATAATGACTTCTTGCATAGTTTTTGCTGGCCCTGTTGGGCTTGGGTTTGGTTATATGAG TGCAAAAGGAGAAAATGTCTTTCCGGCGATTAGCCCCACCTTGTCTAGTTTGCTCCTGATTGCCTGT TGCCTCTTTTACTCCTTTAGCAGACAATCGGATGTCTTTTGTTCTG GTGGCATTCTTCTGTCTTGCGGAGCTTCACTTGGTGCAGTCATTCAATGGATTATCCAG GTTCTATTGCTAAGAGGAACATGGCATGAAGTTATTTCAGAATCATGGATTGACGAATTGAAGAACGGGGATATTTATGAC CTTTTCTCGATTCTAGTACCAGCAATTTTCAATTCAGGCTTGGCACAAATAGCATCATTTACTGACCTCTGTTTCGCATCTCATTTTCATGGTGCAGCTGCAGGTCTTTCAT ATGCTTTTCTTTTGGTCATGGCACCTTTGGGTTTGCTTTCAAGCATCGTTGTACTGCCTCTTTTACCCACATTTTCGGCACTGATAAAG GCAGAGTCATGGCCAAACCTAGTACAGAAGATATACAGAGGCGTCCTGCTTTGCATG GTGGTTCTCTTGCCGATTATTTCCGTCATGATTAGCTTAGCTGATCCAATCATCCGTGTCTTGTTTGAGCGATATGCATTTGATTCTTCAGCAAGTGCTTTAGTTtgttctcttttccttttct ATTCTCTTGGGTCACCATTCTTGATTGTCAGAGAATTGCTAGTTGCAGTGTTTTATGCCTTTGGAGATGGACTGAGGCCTTTCCTGGTTAGTATTGGAGCCATTGTGCTAAATGCTATCTTGGATTGGTTCTTTGTTCACAGATTACATATTGGAGTGCAAGGATTG GCACTTTCAACATCACTCACAGCTGCCTTGTCTCTCATTACTCTGATCCATCTTCTTCGGAGGAAGATTGGAG GGCTTTTCCTTCTTCATGAATTGATAAGTCCTGGTTTGCTTCTATGCTTCTGTTGTGTCATCTCAAGCTTTGTTACGTCCTTCAGTTATGAAAATATCTCCAAAATTTTCCTTTCTATCACAAG GTTACCTAGGATCCAAGAACTCTACTGCATAGTATCAGCTGCTGGTCTTGGAATTATTGGCTTCTTTGCTCCTCTTCTGTTAGTATTATATTTTTCTAGATATAAGTTGGAGCGTAATAATAacttcaaatga